The following are from one region of the Coffea eugenioides isolate CCC68of chromosome 2, Ceug_1.0, whole genome shotgun sequence genome:
- the LOC113760327 gene encoding isoflavone 3'-hydroxylase-like: protein METISYLSIIVFLLILHVLTNRSLHKLQNRPPTPFPTIPFTGHLYLLKRKKNVPLHIALCEVSRKYGPVLYLRFGIRPVVLVSSTSAAEECFTKNDITFANRPTLLVGKLLNYNSTTLVWSSYGQHWRNLRQIATLEILSSNTIHRLSPIRVDEVRALILRLFQEFSDHEKQLERIVKIRPALYELGMSVMRRMIFGGKRHYYGESSEENSDFAKQFRGIVAEFQRRL, encoded by the coding sequence ATGGAAACTATTTCATATTTGTCTATCATTGTATTTCTTCTAATTCTCCATGTCTTGACCAACCGATCCCTTCACAAGTTACAAAATCGTCCGCCAACCCCTTTTCCAACCATTCCCTTCACCGGCCATCTCTACTTGctcaagaggaagaagaatgtCCCCCTCCATATAGCCCTGTGTGAAGTCTCAAGAAAGTATGGTCCAGTACTTTACCTCCGGTTTGGCATTCGCCCAGTCGTCCTCGTCTCCTCTACATCGGCTGCCGAAGAATGCTTTACCAAGAACGATATTACTTTTGCAAATCGCCCTACTCTACTTGTTGGGAAGCTCCTGAACTACAATTCGACCACTTTGGTTTGGTCATCTTACGGCCAGCATTGGAGAAACCTACGCCAGATTGCAACCTTAGAGATATTGTCCTCCAACACAATTCACAGGCTATCACCCATCCGCGTTGACGAGGTAAGAGCACTGATTCTGAGGCTCTTCCAGGAGTTCTCTGATCATGAGAAACAACTGGAAAGGATTGTTAAAATAAGACCAGCATTATACGAACTTGGAATGAGTGTAATGAGAAgaatgatttttggtggaaaacgCCACTACTATGGTGAGAGTAGTGAGGAGAATTCTGACTTTGCAAAGCAGTTTCGAGGGATTGTAGCTGAATTTCAAAGGCGGCTGTGA
- the LOC113762652 gene encoding probable methyltransferase PMT15 — protein sequence MATWANLPYYLTLKTKKTSLFYMAVTTVLCSLSYFIGIWQHGGLKIAAKSPMGTLLELPCNNLDKNFTTIGGSSSVTLDFTARHNADDLVPLSSSARAEQIPPCKPEFSEYTPCEDVNRSLKFDRDRNIYRERHCPDKDELLKCRIPAPHGYKTPFRWPASRDMVWYANVPHKHLTVEKAKQNWVQFKGDRFKFPGGGTMFPRGADSYIADIGKFINLKDGSIRTAIDTGCGVASWGAYLLSRNILSVSFAPRDTHVAQVQFALERGVPALIGVLASIRLPYPSRAFDIAHCSRCLIPWGKFDGLYLIEVDRLLRPGGYWVLSGPPINWESHWKGWNRTAQDLKKEQDGIENVARSLCWKKLVQKNDLAIWQKPSNHIHCKIYRKAFKKPPFCQAQDPDKAWYTKMEACLTPLPEVSETKEMAGGPLAKWPERLTAVPPRIVSGSLDGITAATFEEDTYLWKKRVEHYKVLDSQLAEPGRYRNLLDMNAHLGGFAAALVNDPLWVMNVVPAEAKLNTLGAIYERGLIGTYQNWCEAMSTYPRTYDFIHADSLFSLYQDRCDMEDILLEMDRILRPQGSVIIRDDVDILVDVKSVIDKLQWDSRMVDHEGGPHVREKLLIAVKQYWTAPASSEDQEGSRTA from the exons ATGGCGACTTGGGCCAACCTACCCTACTACCTTACCTTAAAAACCAAGAAAACCAGTCTTTTCTACATGGCCGTGACCACTGTTCTATGCTCTCTGAGTTACTTCATCGGAATTTGGCAGCACGGCGGATTAAAAATCGCCGCCAAGTCACCTATGGGCACTCTTCTTGAACTCCCATGCAACAATTTGGATAAAAACTTCACCACCATCGGCGGCAGTTCTTCTGTCACCCTCGACTTCACCGCCCGCCACAACGCCGATGATCTTGTCCCGCTCTCCTCATCGGCGCGTGCCGAACAAATCCCCCCATGCAAACCAGAATTCTCCGAGTACACCCCGTGTGAGGACGTGAACAGATCACTCAAGTTCGATAGAGACAGAAACATATACCGAGAGAGGCATTGCCCGGACAAGGATGAGCTTTTGAAGTGCAGAATTCCGGCGCCTCACGGGTACAAGACGCCGTTCCGGTGGCCGGCCAGCCGGGACATGGTTTGGTACGCTAACGTGCCACATAAGCATTTGACGGTGGAGAAGGCTAAACAAAACTGGGTCCAGTTTAAGGGCGACCGGTTTAAGTTTCCGGGTGGTGGGACCATGTTCCCACGTGGCGCTGACTCATACATTGCTGATATCGGAAAATTCATAAATCTCAAAGATGGGTCTATAAGGACCGCCATCGATACTGGATGCGGG GTTGCCAGTTGGGGGGCCTATCTGCTATCTAGGAATATTTTGAGTGTATCATTTGCACCGAGAGACACCCATGTAGCACAAGTACAATTTGCCCTCGAGCGAGGAGTTCCTGCATTAATTGGTGTCTTAGCCTCCATTAGGCTTCCTTATCCTTCAAGAGCATTTGATATTGCTCATTGTTCGCGATGTCTCATTCCGTGGGGAAAGTTTG ATGGACTTTATTTGATTGAAGTTGATCGGCTTTTACGTCCTGGTGGCTACTGGGTTCTATCTGGACCTCCCATAAACTGGGAGAGTCACTGGAAAGGCTGGAATAGAACAGCACAAGATTTGAAAAAAGAGCAAGATGGAATTGAGAACGTTGCGAGAAGCTTATGCTGGAAAAAGTTGGTACAAAAAAATGACCTCGCCATTTGGCAGAAACCTTCTAATCATATTCACTGCAAAATTTATCGCAAGGCATTCAAGAAACCACCTTTTTGCCAGGCACAAGACCCAGATAAAGCATG GTATACCAAAATGGAGGCCTGCTTGACTCCTCTGCCTGAGGTGTCTGAGACAAAAGAAATGGCTGGTGGACCGCTAGCAAAATGGCCAGAGAGACTTACAGCAGTCCCTCCAAGAATTGTCAGCGGAAGTTTAGATGGGATTACAGCTGCAACCTTTGAAGAAGATACATACTTGTGGAAGAAGAGAGTCGAGCACTACAAAGTCTTGGATTCTCAGTTAGCAGAGCCTGGAAGGTACCGCAACTTGCTTGATATGAATGCTCACTTGGGAGGTTTTGCTGCTGCTCTTGTGAATGATCCGCTATGGGTGATGAATGTTGTTCCGGCTGAGGCAAAATTGAATACACTAGGAGCCATCTATGAGCGTGGATTAATTGGAACCTACCAGAACtg GTGCGAAGCCATGTCAACTTATCCCAGAACTTATGATTTCATTCATGCTGACTCGCTCTTTAGCCTCTACCAGGATAG ATGTGATATGGAAGACATTTTATTAGAGATGGATAGAATATTACGCCCACAAGGTAGTGTTATTATCCGAGACGATGTTGATATTTTAGTGGATGTTAAGAGCGTCATAGACAAGCTTCAATGGGATAGCAGAATGGTCGACCATGAAGGTGGTCCTCATGTTAGGGAGAAGCTACTAATCGCAGTGAAGCAGTATTGGACAGCACCGGCCTCAAGTGAAGATCAAGAAGGGTCAAGAACAGCTTAG